One region of Salvia miltiorrhiza cultivar Shanhuang (shh) chromosome 3, IMPLAD_Smil_shh, whole genome shotgun sequence genomic DNA includes:
- the LOC131016052 gene encoding probable phytol kinase 3, chloroplastic, whose product MQPTAPPNTQNDSVMAFAIAFFTIPPNSTPNLRCPLRKDCFNFIQLLKPKPRRRVRRELTSAAAMFSDNVFVSDIIAEALSGGVALSLLKLWEQTAKRGVFDQKLNRKLVHITVGLAFMLCWPMFSSGRQGAIFAAIIPAVNIIKMLLIGLGIWKDDATVKSMSRYGDHRELLKGPLYYASTITLASAIYWRTSPIAIAAVCNMCAGDGMADIVGRRFGGQKLPYNQNKSVNGSIAMASAGFLASLGFMLYYSSFGFMEESMKMVVGFLIVSVATALVESHPLSSELDDNLTVPLAAVLVGSFVF is encoded by the exons ATGCAGCCAACTGCTCCTCCCAATACTCAAAACGACAGCGTTATGGCATTCGCAATCGCTTTCTTCACAATCCCCCCCAATTCCACTCCTAATTTGCGTTGTCCTTTGAGGAAAGATTGTTTCAATTTCATCCAGCTGCTCAAGCCGAAGCCGCGGAGGAGGGTCCGCCGGGAGCTGACCTCAGCGGCGGCGATGTTTTCCGACAACGTCTTTGTCAGCGACATCATCGCCGAAGCTTTGTCGGGCGGGGTTGCGCTGTCGCTGCTTAAGCTGTGGGAGCAAACGGCTAAGAGAGGCGTCTTTGACCAG AAACTAAATAGGAAGCTTGTACACATCACGGTTGGATTAGCATTCATGCTTTGCTGGCCTATGTTCAG TTCTGGTCGCCAGGGAGCAATTTTCGCAGCTATAATTCCTGCtgttaatataataaaaatgctTCTGATAGGACTTGGAATATGGAAGGATGATGCAACTGTCAAATCAATGAGCAGATATGGGGACCATAG GGAACTCCTTAAGGGGCCATTGTACTACGCTTCCACGATCACTTTAGCCAGTGCCATTTACTGGAGAACATCTCCTATAGCAATTGCAGCAGTTTGTAACATGTGTGCTGGTGATG GTATGGCTGATATTGTGGGTCGTCGTTTTGGTGGCCAGAAACTTCCCTACAATCAAAACAAATCAGTCAATGGCAGTATTGCAATGGCTAGTGCTGGTTTCTTGGCTTCTCTCGG ATTCATGCTCTACTATTCATCTTTCGGGTTCATGGAAGAAAGCATGAAAATGGTTGTTGGGTTTTTGATAGTGTCTGTTGCTACTGCATTAGTTGAATCACACCCGTTAAGCAGTGAGCTTGATGACAACTTGACCGTGCCACTGGCTGCGGTTTTGGTTGGCAGTTTCGTCTTCTGA